Proteins encoded together in one Amblyomma americanum isolate KBUSLIRL-KWMA chromosome 1, ASM5285725v1, whole genome shotgun sequence window:
- the LOC144112651 gene encoding uncharacterized protein LOC144112651: MGSQQFCLKWNNHQSNMLAVFYQMLSNEALVDVTLACEGLSLKAHKMVLSACSPFFQALFAENPCKHPIVILKDMRYVDLRAIVEFMYRGEVVVSQEDLMALLKTAETLKVKGLVTSVDGAADSGPVGSPRAESPPLSKRKRSRRPRRRSPSDSNKSDSEDAPPATRIKVPDSPEIIEDGSMSSDHMTDPHTASPASRASNVASSTAVPSGARHGSSVQASISQHTQDSIGDDVGEGDDADFDVEPLDVMEESATTESVPVFPDVASSSQALGDESQQSHHTGSTSGNSALVPAQPSLPSDIPITSQVDIEPSPTSLTPYDDKTIAPVVAASPAAASSGDGASTSMAATDAYGVPAIAGPSGYQQATPSHG, from the exons ATGGGATCCCAACAGTTCTGCCTGAAGTGGAACAACCACCAGTCGAACATGCTGGCCGTGTTCTATCAAATGCTGTCTAATGAAGCGCTGGTGGACGTTACGCTGGCGTGCGAAGGTCTCTCGCTGAAGGCGCACAAGATGGTCCTCTCCGCCTGCAGCCCCTTTTTTCAAGCGCTTTTTGCCGAGAATCCCTGCAAGCACCCTATTGTGATACTGAAGGACATGCGCTACGTGGACTTGAGGGCGATAGTCGAGTTCATGTACCGCGGTGAGGTAGTCGTGTCGCAGGAAGATCTCATGGCGCTCCTCAAGACTGCCGAGACTCTGAAGGTCAAGGGTCTCGTGACCAGTGTGGACGGTGCTGCGGACTCTGGACCCGTGGGTTCGCCGCGTGCCGAATCTCCGCCGCTCAGTAAACGAAAGAGAAGCCGCCGGCCTCGGCGGCGCTCACCTAGCGACTCCAACAAGAGCGACTCTGAAGACGCTCCGCCGGCGACGCGTATCAAGGTGCCCGATAGTCCCGAAATTATTGAGGACGGTAGTATGTCTAGTGATCACATGACCGACCCTCACACCGCGTCTCCTGCGAGTCGGGCTTCCAATGTGGCGTCGTCTACTGCCGTGCCTTCAGGCGCTCGTCACGGTTCAAGTGTTCAGGCCAGCATCTCTCAGCATACTCAGGACTCGATTGGTGACGACGTGGGGGAGGGCGACGATgcagacttcgatgtggagccTTTGGACGTTATGGAAGAATCTGCGACGACCGAGAGC GTTCCAGTGTTCCCGGACGTTGCCTCGTCGTCACAAGCACTAGGggacgagtcacagcagtctcatcacACAGGGTCCACATCCggcaactctgcacttgttcctgctcaaccttcattgccttcagacattcctatcacgagtcaag TAGACATCGAGCCGTCGCCAACTAGTTTAACACCATACGATGACAAGACCATagcacctgtggtcgccgcctccCCTGCCGCCGCGTCATCCGGCGACGGCGCGTCCACCTCCATGGCGGCCACGGACGCGTATGGCGTTCCTGCTATCGCCGGCCCGTCCGGTTATCAGCAGGCGACACCATCTCATG gtTAA